Sequence from the Brevundimonas sp. SGAir0440 genome:
CGATCATGGCGGGCCAGGTCGTCAAGTTGATCCACAGCGGAAGATCCGGCGACGGCAGGGTCCCCAGCAGCCGCATCCCCAGATTGGCCACTACGCTGTAAGCGATCACCGCCAGCATGATGATCGGTATGGCGCGCGTCATCGTGCGCCACTGCACCACCGCCAAGACGCTGTAGAGCAGGACGGAGAAGATGGCGCTCGAGGCGATCAAGTATGGCCACATGACCTTCATGAACTCGCGTTGAATCGCAGCCTGATCCGCCGACAGCCCCATCTTGGCGTACTCCGCGCTCATCGCCGTCTCGAACCAGCCCGAGGTGAACATCCACCAGGTCGGGATCAGGCCGACGATCAGGGCGATGACCAGCCCGATCACCATCGCGCGCGCCGAACGCTGGGCCTCAGCCATGCCGCGCGGCAGCTTCATCGGGTTCATGGCGCGGAGCCAGAGGTCGATCGTTTTGCGTGTCATTTTGCGTCCCTGTTCGCGCCCGAACCTAGCGGCGATCGGCGACGACTTACAGGCCCCGACCTTCACCTTTGAGGTCGAGGCGTCTAGGGTCCGGCCGATGCGGATTCTGACCTCGGACCAGGCCGTCCTCGACCACGTCGCCGCGCGACGCGAGACGATCATCGGCCGCACCATCGACTGGGCGAACATCAACTCCGGCAGCCGCAACGCCGCCGGGCTGAATGCTGTGCTGGATGTTTTGGAAGCGGCGGCGAGCGCCCTGCCCGCCCGTGTCGAACGCCTCCCGACACAGGGCTCGACCACCGTCGCCGACGACGGATCGGTACGGACCGAGGCCCATGCCGACGCGCTGAAGATCACCGCCCGGCCGGATGCGCCCATCCAGGTCGTGCTGACCGGCCACTATGACACTGTCTTCCCCGCCGACAGCCGGTTCCAGACCGTGACCACGCGCGCCGACGGCGCCCTGAACGGGCCGGGCGTCGCCGACATGAAGGGCGGGATCAGCGTGCTTCTGGCCGCGCTGGAGGCCTTCGAGACCCATCCAGACAAACACGGCGTCGGCTGGACCGTGCTGCTGAGCCCCGACGAAGAAATCGGCTCGCCCGCGTCCGCCCCGCTGCTGGCCGAACTGGGCGCCCGCGGCCATGTCGGCCTGACCTACGAGCCGGCGCTGGCGGACGGCACGCTGGCCGGCGCGCGCAAGGGCAGCGGCAACTATCATCTGATCGTGACGGGTCGCGCCGCCCACGCCGGCCGCGCCTTCGACGAAGGCCGCAATGCGGTTGCCGGCGCCGCCATCATCGCCGCCGCCCTTCACGGACTGAACGGTCAGCACGCGGGCGTCACCGTCAACGTCGCCAAGATTTCGGGCGGGGGCGCATTGAACGTCGTCGCCGACAACGCCGTGGTGCGCTTCAACGTCCGGGTGCCGGACAAGGCGGCGGCCGACTGGATCGACGCCTCCGTGCGGGCCATCGCCGCGACGCCGCCGTTCGAGGGTCTGACGCTGGATCTGCACGGCGGCTTCACCCGTGCGCCCAAGCCGATGGACGCCGCCCAGACCGCCCTGTTCGAGGCGGTGAAGGAAGCCGGGGCCCTGCTGGGCCAGCCCATCGCCTGGAAGCCTTCGGGCGGGGTATGCGAGGGCAACAATCTGCACGCCGCCGGCCTGCCCAATATCGACACCCTGGGCGTCCGCGGCGGCGACATCCATTCGGATCAGGAGTTCGCCTGGCCCGACAGCTTCGTCGAGCGCGCCCAACTGAGCGCCCTGATCCTGTGCAAGATCGCATCGGGCGAAATCGATGCGGCCAAACTGAAATCCCTGCGGATGGAAACCCTGTAGAATGCTTGTCGTGCGTCCCGCCGGCCCAGCCGATCTCGATCATCTGCTGGAACTGGCCATCCTGTCCGGCCCCGGCTTCACCAGCCTGCCCGAAGACCCCGACGCCCTGGCCGATCGGCTGGAGCTGAGCCAGGCCAGCTTCGAAGGTCGCGTGCCCTGGCAGGAGGCCTGGTACACGCTGATGCTGGAAGACGGCGACACGGGCGACATCGACGGCGTCGGCTCGGTCAAGGCGACAGTCGGACTGAAACGACCCTTCTTCTCGTTCCGCGTCGTCAACAACACCGTCCAATCGCCCTCGCTGGGGGTGAAGCTGGACCACCAGACCCTGGTTCTGGTCAATGAATGCACGGGCTGGACCGAGGTCGGTTCGCTGTTCCTGAAGGCGGATCGGCGAAAGGGCGGCGCGGGCCGTCTGCTCAGCCAGTCGCGATACATGCTGATCGGCGCCCAGCCCGAGCTGTTCGCCGACAATGTGCTGGCAGAATTGCGCGGGGTCTTCACGCCCGACGGCGCCTGCCCGTTCTGGGACCATGTGGCGCACAAATTCTTCCCGATGGAGTTCGACCACGCCGATCGGATGACCGGCTCGACGGACAAGCAGTTCATCCTGGACCTGGCCCCGCGCCATCCGATTTACGTCGAACTGCTGCCCGAACCGGCGCGCGCGGTGATCGGCAAGGTCCATCCGCAAGGCGTGCCGGCCATGGCCCTGCTGGAAAGCGAGGGCTTTAGGCCCAATGGTCTGGTCGACATCTTCGACGCCGGTCCGACCGTCGCCTGCGGCCGCGACAATATCCGGACCGTGCGCGACGCCCGGCGTCTGACGGTTCAGATCGTCGAGGGCGTCGAGGCCGAGTTGCCGGCCCTGATCTCGACCGACAGCGTCGCCGCCTTCCGCGCCGTCCGCGCCAAGGCCGATATCGACGGCGACGTCGTTCGCCTGACCGCCGAAACCGCCGCCGCGCTCAAGGTGCGCAGCGGAGACCCTGTGCGAGTAAAATCATGACCCGTTTCACCTCCACCGATCCCGCCACTGAAGCGACCAACTGGGAGGGCGAGGCCGCCAACCCGGCCCAGGTCCAGGCCGCCGTCGACGCCGCCCGCGCCGCCTTCCCCGCCTGGGCCGATGCGCCGCGCGCCGACCGGATCGACGCGGTGAAGCGCTATCAGGCCGTCCTGAAAGACCGCGCGCCCCAGATCGCCGAAGCCATCGCGCGCGAGACCGGCAAGCCGCTTTGGGAAACCAAGACCGAGGCCGCCGCCATGATCGGCAAGGTGGACATCTCGATCCGCGCCTATGACGAGCGCACCGGCGAACGGACCAGCGACACGGCGTTCGGCCGCGCGACCCTGCGGCACCGTCCGCACGGGGTTGCGGCGGTGCTTGGCCCGTTCAACTTCCCCGGCCATCTGCCGAACGGCCATATCGTCCCCGCCCTGCTGGCGGGCGACACGGTCGTCTTCAAGCCGTCGGAGGAAACGCCCCTGGTCGGTCAGGTGATGGCCGAAGCCTTCGCCGCCGCCGATCTGCCGACCGGCGTGGTCAATGTGGTTCAGGGCGGGCGCGAGACGGGCGCGGCCCTGCTGGACGCCGGCATCGACGCCCTGATGTTCACCGGCTCGGGCGCGGCGGGCGCGCATTTCCGCAGGAAGTTCGCCGACGATCCTCATGTCATCTTGGCGCTGGAGCTGGGCGGCAATAACCCGCTGGTCGTGTGGGATGCAGCGGATGCCGAGGCCGTCGCGGGCATCGCGGTGCAGTCCGCCTTCATCACCACCGGCCAGCGTTGCTCGTGCGCGCGTCGCCTGATCTTGCCGGAAGGGCCGCAAGGCGATGCGATCATCGAAGCCATCGCCGCCCTGTCCGACCGGCTGATCTTCGGCCCGTGGGACAGCGATCCCGAACCCTATGCCGGCCCGCTGATCTCGGCGCGTGCCGCCGAGGCGGCGCTGAAGGCGTTGCAGGAACGCATCGACATGGGGGCCAAGATCATCCGCGCCTCGGGGCCGGTCGCCAACCTTCCGGGCGCCTTCGTCGAACCGGCCATCATTGATGTGACGGGGATCGACGTGCCGGACGAAGAGATGTTCGCTCCCTTCCTGTCAGTGACGCGCGTCGGCTCGTTCGACGCGGCGATCCAGGCGGCGAACGCCACCCGCTACGGCCTGTCCGCCGGTCTGGTCAGCGATGATCCGAAGAACTGGAGCCACTTCATCCGCTGCATCCGCGCCGGCGTGGTCAACTTCAACCGGCCGACAACGGGCGCCGCCGGCGACATGCCGTTCGGTGGCCTGGGGGCCAGCGGCAACCACCGCCCCAGCGCCTATTACGCCGCCGACTATTGCGCCTATCCGGTCGCCAGTTTCGAGGCCGACGCCGTCGCCAATATCGAAGGCGAGATCAAGGGATTGCGATGATCAGCGCTGTCGAGGCCAACGCCGACGGTCTGATCGGGCCGACCCATTCCTATGCGGGCCTATCGCCGGGCAATCTGGCGTCCAGCCTGAACAAAGGCGAGGCGTCCAACCCGCGCGCGGCCGTGCTTCAGGGCCTCGACAAGATGAAGACCCTGGCGGACCTGGGCCTGCCCCAGTTCGCCCTGCCGCCGCATGAGCGACCGAATATCCCCTTCCTGCGGACCCTGGGTTTCACCGGCTCGGACGCCCAGGTCCTGGAGCGGGCCTGGCGCAGCGCGCCCTCTTTCGCCGCCGCCGCCTGTTCAGCCTCGCCCATGTGGGCCGCCAACGCCGCGACCGTGACGCCCAGCGCCGACGCCGCCGACGGCCGAGTGCATTTCACGCCGGCCAATCTGCACACCAATCTGCACCGCAGCCTGGAGCACTGGCAGACCAAGCGCGCCTTGGACGCCCTGTTTCCCGACACCAGCCGGTTCGTCGTCCATGACGCCCTGCCCGCGGTCGCGCATCTGGCCGACGAAGGCGCCGCCAACCACGTTCGCCTGTGCGCCCAACATGGCGGTCGCGGCGTCAATCTGCTGGTGTGGGGTCGCGAGGCGTTCGAGCCGTGGGACGGCCCCTTCCCCGCCCGCCAGACGCGCGAAGCGTCGGAAGCTATCGTCCGCCGCCACGAAGCCGGACGGCCTGTCCTGGCTCAGCAATCCCGCGCCGCCATCGCCGGCGGCACCTTCCACAACGACGTCGTCTGCGTCGGGGCGCTGGACACCCTGTTCTTCCACGAGCTGGCGTTCGAGGACACGGCCGCAACCCAGGCCGCCATCCGCCGCGCGGCTGATGGTCTGTTCGAGCCGATCTTCGTCGAGGTCTCATCCGCCGACCTGCCGCTGGCCGATGCGATCTCGAGCTATCTGTTCAACTCCATGCTGATCCGGGTTCCGGGCGAGGATCGCCTGACCCTGATCTGTCCGACCGAGACCCGCGACAACCCGCGCAGCCATGCGGTGGCGCAGGCCCTGGCCGCCTCCAACGGTCCGATCGGCAAGGTGCAGTACGTCGATGTGCGCCAGTCGATGCGCAACGGCGGCGGACCGGCCTGCCTGCGGCTGCGCGTCGTCCTGACCGAGGCCGAGCTGGCGGCGACGAACCCGGCCATGCGCCTGAGCGACGATCTGCATGCGCGTCTGTCGGACTGGGCCGGGCGCTGGTACCGGGACGAACTGCGCCCCGCCGATCTGGCCGACCCCGACCTGCTCACGGAAAGCCGGAGCGCTCTGGACGAACTGACAACGATCCTGAACCTCGGAACCGACTTCTACCCCTTCCAAAGAGGCTGATACGGCCATGACGACCGCAGCGCCCATGAGCCCCGCCCGCCGATTGAGAAATATCGTTGGCGGATCGGCCGGCAATCTGGTGGAGTGGTTCGACTGGTACGCCTATGCGGCCTTCACCCTGTATTTCGCGCCCGTCTTCTTCCCCAGCGAAGATCCGACTGCGCAACTGCTCAGCGCCGCCGCCGTCTTTGCGGTGGGCTTCTTGATGCGGCCCATCGGGGCATGGATTATGGGGGTCTATGCCGACCGCAAAGGTCGCAAGGCGGGGTTGACCCTGTCGGTGACCCTGATGTGCACCGGTTCGCTGATCATCGGCGTGACGCCCGGCTATTCCACCATCGGCCTGGCGGCGCCGGCGCTGCTGCTGTTCGCGCGGCTGTTGCAGGGCCTGAGCGTTGGCGGAGAATACGGATCCAGCGCCACCTATCTGTCCGAAATGGCCGAGCCGCATCGCCGAGGCTTCTGGTCCAGCTTCCAGTACGTCACCCTCATCTCGGGTCAGTTGATCGCCCTGCTGCTGTTGATCGTGCTG
This genomic interval carries:
- a CDS encoding hydrolase: MRILTSDQAVLDHVAARRETIIGRTIDWANINSGSRNAAGLNAVLDVLEAAASALPARVERLPTQGSTTVADDGSVRTEAHADALKITARPDAPIQVVLTGHYDTVFPADSRFQTVTTRADGALNGPGVADMKGGISVLLAALEAFETHPDKHGVGWTVLLSPDEEIGSPASAPLLAELGARGHVGLTYEPALADGTLAGARKGSGNYHLIVTGRAAHAGRAFDEGRNAVAGAAIIAAALHGLNGQHAGVTVNVAKISGGGALNVVADNAVVRFNVRVPDKAAADWIDASVRAIAATPPFEGLTLDLHGGFTRAPKPMDAAQTALFEAVKEAGALLGQPIAWKPSGGVCEGNNLHAAGLPNIDTLGVRGGDIHSDQEFAWPDSFVERAQLSALILCKIASGEIDAAKLKSLRMETL
- a CDS encoding arginine N-succinyltransferase, whose protein sequence is MLVVRPAGPADLDHLLELAILSGPGFTSLPEDPDALADRLELSQASFEGRVPWQEAWYTLMLEDGDTGDIDGVGSVKATVGLKRPFFSFRVVNNTVQSPSLGVKLDHQTLVLVNECTGWTEVGSLFLKADRRKGGAGRLLSQSRYMLIGAQPELFADNVLAELRGVFTPDGACPFWDHVAHKFFPMEFDHADRMTGSTDKQFILDLAPRHPIYVELLPEPARAVIGKVHPQGVPAMALLESEGFRPNGLVDIFDAGPTVACGRDNIRTVRDARRLTVQIVEGVEAELPALISTDSVAAFRAVRAKADIDGDVVRLTAETAAALKVRSGDPVRVKS
- the astD gene encoding succinylglutamate-semialdehyde dehydrogenase produces the protein MTRFTSTDPATEATNWEGEAANPAQVQAAVDAARAAFPAWADAPRADRIDAVKRYQAVLKDRAPQIAEAIARETGKPLWETKTEAAAMIGKVDISIRAYDERTGERTSDTAFGRATLRHRPHGVAAVLGPFNFPGHLPNGHIVPALLAGDTVVFKPSEETPLVGQVMAEAFAAADLPTGVVNVVQGGRETGAALLDAGIDALMFTGSGAAGAHFRRKFADDPHVILALELGGNNPLVVWDAADAEAVAGIAVQSAFITTGQRCSCARRLILPEGPQGDAIIEAIAALSDRLIFGPWDSDPEPYAGPLISARAAEAALKALQERIDMGAKIIRASGPVANLPGAFVEPAIIDVTGIDVPDEEMFAPFLSVTRVGSFDAAIQAANATRYGLSAGLVSDDPKNWSHFIRCIRAGVVNFNRPTTGAAGDMPFGGLGASGNHRPSAYYAADYCAYPVASFEADAVANIEGEIKGLR
- the astB gene encoding N-succinylarginine dihydrolase codes for the protein MISAVEANADGLIGPTHSYAGLSPGNLASSLNKGEASNPRAAVLQGLDKMKTLADLGLPQFALPPHERPNIPFLRTLGFTGSDAQVLERAWRSAPSFAAAACSASPMWAANAATVTPSADAADGRVHFTPANLHTNLHRSLEHWQTKRALDALFPDTSRFVVHDALPAVAHLADEGAANHVRLCAQHGGRGVNLLVWGREAFEPWDGPFPARQTREASEAIVRRHEAGRPVLAQQSRAAIAGGTFHNDVVCVGALDTLFFHELAFEDTAATQAAIRRAADGLFEPIFVEVSSADLPLADAISSYLFNSMLIRVPGEDRLTLICPTETRDNPRSHAVAQALAASNGPIGKVQYVDVRQSMRNGGGPACLRLRVVLTEAELAATNPAMRLSDDLHARLSDWAGRWYRDELRPADLADPDLLTESRSALDELTTILNLGTDFYPFQRG